A genomic segment from Pseudomonas sp. M30-35 encodes:
- the tssF gene encoding type VI secretion system baseplate subunit TssF, translated as MSFNHYYQSELTALRQLGKRFAERNPALAPFLGQSGRDPDVERLLEGFAFLTGRLRQKLDDELPELTHSLMYLLWPNYMRPLPGFSMLQFEPLKRSGAAQFVPRDTPVEAKPIEGVTCQFRTAYDTDVLPLAMNALQYSVKGMGAVLSLKLQMSADGNIADLNLTKLRLHLAGERYISQMLYLGLLHHLGSIQVVLLDDNGKPILRDAREVAVPSLKLSANQIKPVGFAEDQALIPYPLNTFRGYRYLQEYFAFQEKFMFVDVLGLDGLKQVPPEVMEQARGIELRFDINKAGEQRIRPTLDNVRLYCTPVVNLFEHDATPIRLDGKQDRYLLLPAELSAKHCGVFSVDRVTGWKPGGQGYEEYVPFESFEHDASFDVGTARPHYSVRQETSLLREGTDTWLSFGLRDQAEHETLSIDLTCTNQNLPSKLGLGDICVPSEKTPGFLLFRNISAVTPSYAPPLNRDFLWKLISNMSLNYLSLANVEALKVILETYDLPRYYDQHAEKVSKRLLDGLKSIRHTHVDRLERGLPIRGVRTELTIDPDGYIGEGDLFLFASVLNEFFALYASLNSYHELRVNSTQGEVYTWTPRMGQQPLL; from the coding sequence GTGTCTTTTAACCACTACTACCAGAGCGAACTCACCGCCCTGCGCCAACTGGGCAAGCGATTTGCCGAGCGCAATCCGGCGCTGGCGCCGTTTCTTGGGCAGAGCGGTCGTGACCCGGATGTCGAGCGTTTGCTGGAAGGCTTTGCCTTTCTCACGGGGCGCTTGCGGCAAAAACTTGATGATGAGTTGCCAGAGCTCACTCACTCATTGATGTACTTGCTGTGGCCGAACTATATGCGCCCGTTGCCGGGTTTCAGCATGCTTCAGTTTGAACCGTTAAAGCGCTCGGGTGCCGCTCAGTTTGTGCCGCGTGATACGCCAGTTGAAGCAAAACCGATTGAGGGTGTGACCTGTCAGTTCCGCACCGCCTACGACACCGATGTATTGCCGCTGGCGATGAACGCTCTGCAGTACTCGGTCAAAGGGATGGGCGCGGTGCTCAGCCTGAAATTGCAGATGAGTGCCGACGGCAATATCGCTGATCTTAATCTGACCAAGCTGCGCCTACACCTCGCTGGCGAGCGTTACATCAGCCAGATGTTGTACCTCGGTCTGTTGCATCACTTGGGCAGCATCCAAGTGGTGTTGCTCGACGATAATGGCAAACCCATTCTGCGCGATGCCAGAGAAGTCGCCGTACCGAGCCTGAAGCTGAGCGCCAATCAGATTAAGCCGGTTGGTTTTGCCGAAGATCAGGCACTGATTCCCTATCCGCTGAATACCTTTCGCGGCTACCGCTACCTGCAAGAGTATTTCGCCTTCCAAGAGAAGTTCATGTTTGTCGATGTGCTCGGTTTGGATGGCTTGAAACAGGTTCCGCCGGAGGTCATGGAACAAGCTCGTGGCATCGAGTTGCGCTTTGATATCAACAAGGCGGGCGAGCAGCGAATCCGTCCAACGCTGGATAACGTACGGTTGTATTGCACCCCCGTGGTCAACTTGTTTGAGCACGACGCCACGCCGATTCGGCTCGATGGCAAACAAGATCGTTATTTACTGCTGCCAGCTGAACTAAGCGCCAAGCATTGCGGGGTGTTTTCAGTTGACCGTGTAACCGGCTGGAAACCCGGCGGCCAAGGCTATGAAGAGTACGTCCCCTTTGAGTCATTCGAGCACGACGCTAGTTTTGATGTCGGCACCGCACGCCCGCACTACAGCGTGCGCCAGGAAACATCCTTACTCAGAGAAGGCACCGACACCTGGCTCAGCTTCGGCCTGCGCGATCAAGCCGAGCACGAGACCTTATCGATTGATCTGACCTGCACCAACCAGAACCTGCCGAGCAAATTGGGCCTCGGTGATATCTGTGTGCCCAGCGAAAAAACCCCAGGTTTCCTGCTCTTTCGCAACATCAGCGCCGTCACCCCGAGTTACGCGCCGCCATTGAATCGCGACTTCCTGTGGAAGCTGATCTCCAACATGTCGCTCAATTACCTGTCGCTGGCCAACGTTGAAGCGCTGAAAGTCATTCTCGAAACCTACGATTTACCCCGCTACTACGACCAACACGCTGAAAAAGTCAGCAAACGCCTGCTCGATGGCTTGAAAAGCATTCGCCACACCCATGTCGACCGTTTGGAACGCGGGCTGCCGATACGCGGTGTACGCACCGAACTGACTATCGATCCAGACGGCTACATCGGTGAGGGCGATCTGTTTTTGTTCGCATCGGTACTTAATGAATTTTTCGCCCTTTATGCCAGCTTGAATTCTTACCACGAGCTGCGCGTGAACAGTACTCAGGGAGAGGTCTACACATGGACGCCACGCATGGGGCAACAACCCCTGCTATAA
- a CDS encoding sigma 54-interacting transcriptional regulator: MLAQVPQPLNYAEGLLLRLAGLAQVNNPNNLLGGLVEAAAELTGSALSQLYLLDSTHTRLTLTAEWLNGLQQPQAADSLPSDYDGEQLLQYCLCQNRVLSLNELDNSLHQTEFLPATQQPWRSLLCLPIVDKQQHVSGLLLCASHHTQDLQGFSDSLSLLGNFGVNQLQLMHRLLPPPPSEVQQQVQVEPVRTSGYGLIGNSQSMRDVYQLIGKVLHNPVSVLLTGETGTGKELVAHAIHNCGSRRSMNFVVQNCASLPEHLLESELFGYRKGAFTGADRDHKGLFDAADNGTLFLDEIGDMPLSLQAKLLRVLQEGEVRPLGCNDTHKVDVRIIAATHYDLQNQVEKGLFREDLFYRLSHFPIELPPLRERNEDILLLARHFGENTCEFLQRGPCRWSEEALTALVQYSFPGNVRQLKGLVERAVLLCEDDELLPEHFNLNRETASDTATNLRERMAKVERNFLLDSLRRNRGNQSKAARELGLPRRTLLYRMERLGISPDDI; the protein is encoded by the coding sequence ATTCTCGCTCAGGTACCACAGCCTCTGAATTATGCAGAGGGGCTGCTGCTGCGCTTGGCAGGTTTGGCTCAGGTCAATAACCCGAACAACCTGCTCGGTGGGTTGGTTGAGGCGGCCGCTGAATTGACTGGCTCGGCGCTAAGCCAGCTTTACCTGCTGGACAGCACCCATACACGCCTGACATTAACCGCAGAATGGCTCAATGGTTTGCAACAGCCACAGGCTGCCGACAGTTTGCCGAGCGATTATGACGGCGAGCAACTGCTGCAATATTGCCTGTGCCAAAACCGTGTATTGAGCCTTAACGAACTCGACAACAGCCTGCATCAAACTGAGTTCTTACCGGCCACCCAGCAGCCGTGGCGTAGCTTGCTGTGCTTACCCATTGTTGATAAGCAGCAACATGTCAGCGGTCTGTTGTTATGCGCCAGCCACCATACGCAAGACCTGCAAGGTTTTTCTGACTCGTTGAGCCTGCTCGGAAACTTTGGGGTCAACCAGTTGCAATTAATGCATCGCCTGCTCCCGCCGCCGCCGAGCGAAGTGCAACAGCAAGTCCAGGTTGAGCCCGTCCGCACCAGCGGTTACGGGCTGATCGGCAATAGCCAGTCCATGCGCGACGTTTATCAGTTGATTGGCAAAGTCCTGCATAACCCGGTGAGCGTATTACTCACCGGTGAAACCGGCACTGGCAAAGAATTGGTCGCCCACGCGATTCATAACTGTGGCTCGCGCCGGAGTATGAATTTCGTCGTACAGAACTGCGCTTCACTGCCTGAACATCTACTCGAAAGCGAGCTGTTCGGTTATCGCAAAGGTGCTTTTACCGGCGCTGATCGAGACCACAAGGGCCTATTTGATGCGGCTGACAATGGCACCCTGTTTCTTGATGAAATAGGCGACATGCCACTTAGCCTTCAAGCCAAACTGTTGCGCGTTCTGCAAGAAGGTGAAGTTCGTCCGCTGGGTTGCAACGACACGCATAAAGTTGATGTGCGAATCATTGCCGCGACGCATTACGACCTGCAAAACCAAGTTGAAAAAGGTCTGTTCCGCGAAGACTTGTTCTATCGCCTATCGCACTTCCCAATTGAGTTACCGCCGTTGCGTGAACGCAACGAAGACATTCTGCTGCTGGCTCGACACTTTGGTGAAAACACCTGCGAGTTCCTTCAACGCGGCCCTTGTCGCTGGTCCGAAGAGGCCCTGACCGCGCTTGTGCAATATAGCTTTCCGGGCAACGTGCGCCAGCTGAAAGGTTTGGTTGAACGTGCCGTATTGCTTTGTGAAGACGATGAACTGTTGCCCGAGCACTTCAACCTTAATCGCGAAACTGCTAGCGACACTGCGACCAATTTGCGCGAGCGCATGGCGAAAGTCGAACGTAATTTTTTGCTCGACAGCCTGCGCAGGAACCGCGGCAATCAAAGCAAGGCGGCCCGTGAACTGGGGCTTCCACGCAGAACCCTGCTGTATCGAATGGAACGCTTGGGCATCAGCCCAGACGATATCTGA
- a CDS encoding type VI secretion protein, producing MLTLAGCTSNYKFNDDEFRPLGDPQADKRGN from the coding sequence ATGCTGACACTTGCTGGTTGCACCAGTAACTACAAGTTTAACGACGATGAATTTCGTCCACTAGGCGACCCGCAAGCTGACAAACGCGGCAATTGA
- the tagH gene encoding type VI secretion system-associated FHA domain protein TagH, whose protein sequence is MELVFDVVSAQQFLPGLATSKTFKQAGGIIGRADTCDWVLPDRKRVLSSRHAEISFRDGGFYLTDVSSNGIQLKDSGANLRKQEPHRIEHGSIYCLGEFEVRARLIQDPSKFEADIGLTHTTGSSIIPDDAFLDLDPLNALDQQEQSQGYEPSDELAALDVPELSDAQQHDYARVETENLLVPELVAPSAAQASKPAPAPESMSEAFWQRFSEALGVPLNDLDEPARQALALHAGKLLRQSVSSLQHSLRTRSELKNEMRLALTTVQSSGNNPLKTSTDTSDVMNTLLRGQKPGQLPAEQAISRGFRDLQAHQVALLAASRAAVKGVFEQLSPEQLILRFERDGRKPLWATSGSRWRAYRRLHNSLEQNNEWNERLFARDFATTYEEQVRLIATLNNDVQG, encoded by the coding sequence ATGGAACTGGTATTCGACGTAGTCAGCGCCCAGCAATTTTTGCCCGGCCTTGCGACCAGCAAAACCTTCAAGCAAGCCGGTGGCATTATCGGCCGTGCGGACACCTGCGACTGGGTTCTACCCGACCGCAAACGCGTTCTTTCGAGCCGCCATGCCGAAATCAGTTTTCGCGATGGTGGCTTTTACCTGACAGATGTCAGCAGCAATGGTATTCAGCTCAAAGACAGTGGCGCCAACCTGCGCAAGCAAGAGCCGCATCGCATTGAGCACGGCAGCATCTATTGCCTCGGCGAGTTCGAGGTGCGCGCCCGCCTGATCCAGGACCCAAGTAAGTTTGAGGCTGATATTGGGCTCACGCACACAACCGGCAGCAGCATCATTCCCGATGACGCCTTTCTCGATCTGGATCCGCTTAACGCATTGGATCAGCAAGAGCAAAGCCAAGGCTATGAGCCCAGCGATGAACTGGCCGCGCTTGACGTTCCAGAACTGAGCGATGCGCAGCAACATGACTACGCACGGGTCGAAACCGAAAACCTGTTGGTTCCCGAACTGGTAGCGCCCAGTGCCGCGCAAGCCAGCAAGCCCGCGCCGGCACCAGAGTCAATGTCCGAGGCTTTTTGGCAGCGCTTTTCAGAAGCGCTTGGCGTACCGCTCAATGATCTCGACGAGCCTGCCCGCCAGGCCTTGGCGCTACACGCTGGCAAATTGCTCAGACAAAGCGTTAGCAGCTTGCAACACAGTTTGCGCACGCGCAGCGAATTGAAAAACGAAATGCGCCTGGCCCTGACCACGGTGCAGAGCTCCGGCAATAACCCGCTGAAAACCAGCACCGACACCAGCGATGTGATGAACACGCTATTGCGTGGGCAAAAGCCGGGGCAATTACCCGCTGAGCAAGCCATCAGCCGAGGCTTTCGTGACCTGCAAGCACACCAGGTTGCCTTGTTGGCTGCCAGCCGCGCGGCGGTTAAAGGTGTGTTTGAGCAATTGTCGCCCGAGCAATTAATCCTGCGTTTTGAACGCGACGGACGCAAACCGCTATGGGCCACCTCGGGCAGCCGCTGGCGCGCTTACCGGCGCCTGCACAACAGCCTCGAACAAAACAATGAGTGGAATGAGCGCCTGTTTGCCCGCGACTTTGCCACTACTTACGAAGAACAGGTTCGCCTGATCGCCACACTCAACAATGACGTTCAAGGATGA
- the tssG gene encoding type VI secretion system baseplate subunit TssG, with protein sequence MDATHGATTPAISRLSRGIREYSLFQGVQLVLKRLQEAHPELDEESLHLHLELQANPSLGFPGSDIERVEFIEENGELRARMRINLVSLIGSGSPLPAFYGEQALGDSEDGNPTRDFLDLFNNRLQRLLLPVWQKYRYHSRFKTGALDPLSQQLFSLIGLRGEEIRATSELNWKRLLPYLGLLSLRAHSAALIESVLRYYFKHSDVYIEQFIERRVEILAEQRNQLGTANSMLGESLVLGGWVRDRGGKFRVHIRELQWDMFQQFLPVGSGYNPLCALVRFTLRDPMDYDIRLQLRKDQIKELRIGNDNFCRLGWTSWLGCDNADGIVTLGKRAH encoded by the coding sequence ATGGACGCCACGCATGGGGCAACAACCCCTGCTATAAGCCGGCTTAGCCGGGGCATCCGCGAGTACAGCCTGTTTCAGGGTGTGCAGTTGGTGCTGAAACGATTGCAAGAAGCGCATCCCGAACTGGATGAGGAGTCTTTGCACCTGCATCTTGAGCTACAGGCAAACCCGAGTCTTGGTTTCCCTGGAAGCGACATCGAGCGCGTCGAATTCATCGAGGAAAACGGTGAGTTGCGAGCCCGTATGCGCATCAACCTGGTCAGCTTGATCGGCTCGGGTTCGCCGCTGCCTGCCTTTTATGGCGAACAGGCACTTGGTGACAGCGAAGATGGCAATCCAACCCGAGACTTTCTCGACCTGTTCAACAACCGTTTACAACGTTTGTTGCTGCCGGTTTGGCAAAAATACCGTTATCACTCGCGCTTCAAAACCGGTGCGCTGGACCCGTTATCACAACAACTGTTTTCGTTGATTGGTCTGCGCGGTGAAGAAATTCGAGCGACCTCAGAACTCAACTGGAAGCGCTTGCTCCCGTACCTCGGCCTGCTCAGCTTGCGCGCGCATTCGGCGGCGTTGATTGAGTCAGTTCTGCGTTACTACTTCAAGCACTCCGATGTGTACATAGAGCAGTTCATCGAACGCCGCGTCGAGATTCTCGCCGAGCAACGCAATCAGTTGGGTACCGCCAACAGCATGCTGGGTGAAAGCTTGGTGCTGGGCGGTTGGGTGCGCGACCGCGGTGGCAAATTCCGCGTGCACATTCGCGAACTGCAATGGGACATGTTCCAACAATTCCTACCCGTTGGCAGCGGCTACAACCCGCTTTGCGCACTGGTGCGCTTCACCCTGCGTGACCCAATGGATTACGACATTCGCCTGCAACTGCGCAAAGACCAGATCAAAGAACTACGCATTGGCAATGACAATTTCTGCCGACTCGGCTGGACCAGCTGGCTCGGCTGCGACAACGCCGATGGCATCGTCACGCTTGGCAAAAGAGCTCATTAA
- a CDS encoding PAAR domain-containing protein, with product MSGKPAARISDMTACSGHNKNPIVEGSSDVLFDGLGAARLGDKTACDSVISSAVVGNVLINGKPAAVLGSTASHNNNAIVTGSGTVVIGNSHTPAEFIPSLGVFDEQFKIIDSSGKPLANVPYHIKEQSGRTHTGISDATGHTPRITTSAQENLEVTTGVAALEKWSLT from the coding sequence GTGTCTGGTAAACCCGCCGCGCGAATCAGCGACATGACCGCCTGTTCAGGTCATAACAAAAACCCAATCGTAGAGGGTTCTTCAGACGTGCTTTTTGATGGGCTGGGAGCTGCCCGTCTCGGTGACAAAACCGCGTGCGACAGCGTGATCAGCAGCGCAGTGGTTGGCAACGTGCTAATCAACGGCAAGCCCGCAGCGGTACTCGGCTCCACAGCCAGCCATAACAACAACGCGATTGTTACTGGCTCCGGGACGGTGGTGATTGGTAATTCGCATACACCGGCTGAGTTTATCCCCTCACTAGGCGTATTTGATGAACAGTTCAAGATTATCGACAGTTCTGGCAAGCCACTAGCAAACGTTCCTTACCACATTAAAGAGCAATCAGGACGCACACATACCGGCATCTCTGATGCTACCGGTCATACGCCACGTATCACAACGAGCGCACAAGAGAATCTTGAAGTAACTACAGGCGTTGCAGCACTCGAGAAGTGGAGCCTTACGTGA
- the tssC gene encoding type VI secretion system contractile sheath large subunit, producing MSTSAAKDTGGQATEVGLLDQIIAETRLTPDDEAYDIAKRGVSAFIEELLKPQNQNEPVKKAMVDRMIAEIDAKLSSQMDEILHNQSFQALESSWRGLKLLVDRTDFRENTKLELINASKQDLLEDFEDSPEIVQSGLYKHVYTAEYGQFGGQPVAAIIANYFFNPSSPDIKTMQYVASVASMSHAPFIAAAGPKFFGLEAFTGLPDLKDLKDHFEGPQFAKWQSFREQEDARYVGLTLPRFLLRNPYDPEENPVKSFVYKENVANSHEHYLWGNTAYTFASKLTDSFAKFRWCPNIIGPQSGGAVEDLPLHHFESMGEIETKIPTEVLVSDRREYELAEEGFIALTMRKGSDNAAFFSANSAQKPKFFGNSAEGKNAELNYKLGTQLPYLFIVNRLAHYLKVLQREQIGSWKERTDLELELNKWIRQFVADQENPNAEIRGRRPLRAAQVVVSDVEGEPGWYRVSLNVRPHFKYMGADFTLSLVGKLDKE from the coding sequence ATGAGCACTAGCGCAGCAAAAGACACCGGCGGCCAAGCTACCGAAGTCGGTCTTCTGGACCAAATCATCGCTGAAACCCGGCTGACTCCAGACGACGAAGCCTATGACATCGCCAAACGTGGCGTGTCGGCGTTCATTGAAGAGTTACTCAAGCCGCAAAACCAAAATGAGCCCGTTAAAAAGGCCATGGTCGATCGCATGATCGCGGAAATCGACGCCAAGCTCAGCAGCCAGATGGATGAGATTCTGCATAACCAGAGCTTCCAGGCGCTGGAGTCTTCATGGCGCGGCCTGAAGCTATTGGTTGATCGCACCGACTTCCGCGAGAACACCAAGCTGGAGCTGATCAACGCTTCCAAGCAAGACTTGCTGGAAGACTTTGAAGACAGCCCAGAAATCGTTCAGTCGGGCTTGTACAAGCACGTCTACACCGCAGAATACGGTCAGTTCGGTGGCCAGCCAGTCGCGGCGATTATTGCTAACTACTTCTTCAACCCAAGCTCGCCAGACATCAAGACCATGCAGTACGTGGCAAGCGTGGCCTCGATGTCGCACGCGCCGTTCATTGCGGCTGCCGGTCCTAAATTCTTCGGCCTGGAAGCCTTCACTGGCTTGCCTGATCTGAAAGACCTCAAGGACCACTTCGAAGGCCCGCAATTTGCCAAATGGCAGAGCTTCCGCGAGCAAGAAGATGCGCGTTATGTCGGCCTGACTTTGCCGCGCTTCCTGCTGCGTAACCCGTACGACCCAGAAGAAAACCCGGTCAAAAGCTTCGTTTACAAAGAAAACGTCGCCAACAGCCACGAGCATTATCTGTGGGGCAACACCGCTTACACCTTTGCCAGCAAGCTGACCGACAGCTTCGCCAAATTCCGCTGGTGCCCGAACATCATCGGCCCACAAAGCGGCGGCGCGGTTGAAGACCTGCCATTGCACCACTTTGAAAGCATGGGCGAAATCGAAACCAAGATTCCAACTGAAGTGCTGGTTTCCGACCGCCGCGAGTACGAGCTGGCTGAAGAAGGCTTTATCGCCCTTACCATGCGTAAAGGCAGCGACAACGCCGCGTTTTTCTCGGCCAACTCAGCGCAGAAGCCGAAGTTCTTCGGCAACAGTGCAGAAGGTAAAAACGCAGAACTCAACTACAAGTTGGGCACTCAGCTGCCATACCTGTTCATCGTCAACCGCTTGGCGCACTACTTGAAAGTGCTGCAGCGCGAGCAGATCGGCTCGTGGAAAGAGCGCACCGACCTTGAGCTGGAACTGAACAAATGGATTCGTCAGTTCGTTGCCGACCAAGAAAACCCGAACGCTGAAATCCGTGGCCGTCGTCCGCTGCGCGCCGCTCAGGTTGTGGTTAGCGATGTTGAAGGCGAGCCTGGCTGGTACCGCGTCAGCCTGAATGTGCGTCCGCACTTCAAGTACATGGGTGCAGATTTCACCCTGTCGCTGGTTGGCAAGCTGGATAAGGAATAA
- the tssH gene encoding type VI secretion system ATPase TssH, protein MINVDLQQLVQALDAETKRDLEMAAERCVVRSGNKVLVEDMLLGLLERPEGLLKRALNDAEIDAGELAKALHPSSEHSATRNPVFSTELVQWLQDALLVANLELGSSQIDQAALILALLRNPMRYAGSHYQSLLGKLNAERLRDFAMSQQPQATDAKSSSSAESNLQRFTHNFTQQARDGKLDPVLCRDEAIRQMVDILARRRKNNPIVVGEAGVGKTAIVEGLALRIATDEVPEVLKGVELLCLDLGLLQAGASVKGEFERRLQGVIDEVKASPKPIILFIDEAHTLIGAGGQAGSGDAANLLKPALARGELRTIAATTWSEYKKYFEKDPALARRFQPVQLHEPTVSEAVTILRGLAPVYEKSHGIYLRDDAVVAAAELSARYLAGRQLPDKAVDVLDTACARVRISLAAPPEALEQLRNEIAEGERQAQAQRRDRDSGLNIDDAVAEKLEQRLRDARAELEQLETRWAIQRDLAQQMISLRIRCSEARQQLKALEAVATEDNSEHPEHPDLEQLEAELHAVQAKQSIAQSQQRLVSYEVCPRLVAEVISHWTGVPLSQLAREHNSKVISFSEDLRLRLRGQEQAISALDRAMRATAAGLNRPDAPVGVFLLVGPSGVGKTETALALADLLYGGERFLTTINMSEFQEKHSISRLIGAPPGYVGYGEGGMLTEAVRQKPYSVVLLDEVEKADPDILNLFYQIFDKGVANDGEGREINFRNTLILMTSNLASERIDSLCQNGQRPAAEDLEQAIRPALSQHFKPALLARMRVVPYYPVSGEVLHELTTLKLERFAERLQRRQLQFSHCQALVENLAARCTHSESGARLIDHLIDQHLQPLVVDRLLAAMASGETLTQVHATLDEHGAVVCEFT, encoded by the coding sequence ATGATAAACGTCGATTTACAACAACTGGTGCAAGCACTTGATGCCGAGACTAAGCGCGATCTCGAAATGGCGGCTGAGCGTTGCGTAGTACGTAGCGGCAACAAAGTGCTGGTTGAAGACATGCTGCTGGGCCTTTTAGAGCGCCCGGAAGGGTTGCTGAAACGGGCATTGAATGATGCCGAAATTGATGCGGGCGAGCTTGCCAAAGCCTTGCATCCGAGTAGCGAGCACAGTGCGACGCGTAACCCTGTGTTCTCGACCGAGCTGGTGCAGTGGCTACAGGATGCATTGCTGGTCGCCAACCTGGAGCTGGGCAGCAGCCAAATTGATCAGGCGGCGTTGATTCTCGCTTTGCTGCGCAACCCAATGCGCTATGCCGGCAGCCATTACCAAAGCCTGCTCGGCAAACTGAATGCGGAACGTTTGCGCGACTTTGCAATGTCTCAGCAACCGCAAGCTACCGACGCAAAAAGCTCAAGCAGTGCTGAGTCGAACTTGCAGCGCTTTACCCACAACTTCACCCAGCAAGCGCGGGACGGCAAACTCGATCCGGTTTTGTGCCGCGACGAAGCGATCCGCCAGATGGTCGACATCCTCGCCCGGCGGCGCAAGAACAATCCGATCGTGGTCGGTGAAGCGGGTGTTGGCAAGACTGCAATTGTCGAAGGCCTTGCCCTGCGTATCGCCACTGATGAAGTGCCTGAAGTACTCAAAGGTGTTGAGCTGCTGTGCCTGGACCTCGGCTTGCTACAAGCCGGGGCCAGTGTCAAAGGCGAGTTCGAGCGTCGCTTGCAAGGGGTGATTGACGAAGTCAAAGCCTCGCCGAAACCGATCATCCTGTTTATCGATGAGGCGCATACCTTGATTGGTGCTGGCGGTCAGGCTGGTAGTGGTGATGCGGCTAACCTGCTCAAACCGGCTTTGGCCCGTGGCGAGTTGCGTACCATCGCGGCAACGACGTGGAGCGAGTACAAGAAGTACTTCGAGAAAGACCCTGCACTGGCGCGACGCTTCCAGCCGGTTCAACTGCACGAACCCACTGTGTCTGAAGCCGTGACGATTCTGCGCGGCCTTGCTCCGGTGTATGAAAAGAGCCACGGCATTTACCTGCGTGACGATGCAGTGGTGGCGGCGGCTGAGCTGTCCGCACGCTATCTCGCGGGACGACAATTGCCGGATAAAGCCGTCGATGTACTGGATACGGCGTGCGCCCGCGTGCGCATCAGCTTGGCAGCACCGCCTGAAGCACTTGAGCAACTGCGTAACGAAATCGCTGAAGGCGAGCGTCAAGCTCAAGCTCAACGGCGCGACCGCGATTCGGGGCTGAATATCGATGACGCAGTTGCTGAAAAACTCGAACAGCGCTTGCGAGATGCCCGGGCGGAGCTTGAACAACTGGAAACGCGCTGGGCGATCCAGCGTGATTTGGCGCAGCAAATGATAAGCCTGCGTATTCGCTGCTCCGAGGCTCGCCAACAGTTAAAAGCGCTGGAAGCCGTGGCCACCGAGGACAATAGCGAACACCCCGAGCACCCTGATCTCGAGCAGCTCGAAGCCGAATTGCATGCGGTGCAGGCCAAGCAGAGCATCGCGCAAAGCCAGCAACGCTTGGTCAGCTATGAAGTGTGTCCGCGCCTGGTTGCCGAGGTTATCAGCCACTGGACGGGTGTGCCGCTGAGCCAATTGGCACGCGAACACAACAGCAAAGTCATCAGTTTCTCTGAAGACTTGCGTCTGCGCCTACGCGGACAAGAACAAGCCATTAGCGCACTCGACCGCGCCATGCGCGCAACCGCTGCCGGCCTCAATCGTCCAGATGCACCGGTTGGCGTATTTCTGCTAGTCGGGCCTAGCGGTGTTGGTAAAACTGAAACCGCACTGGCGTTGGCTGACTTGTTGTACGGCGGTGAGCGCTTCCTGACCACCATCAACATGTCTGAATTCCAGGAGAAGCACAGCATCTCGCGACTGATCGGTGCGCCGCCGGGCTACGTCGGTTATGGCGAAGGCGGCATGCTCACCGAAGCAGTCAGACAAAAACCGTACTCTGTGGTGTTGCTTGATGAGGTCGAAAAAGCCGACCCGGACATCCTCAATCTGTTCTACCAGATCTTCGACAAAGGCGTGGCGAACGACGGTGAAGGGCGCGAGATTAACTTCCGCAATACCTTGATTCTGATGACGTCGAACCTGGCCAGCGAGCGCATCGACTCACTGTGCCAGAACGGTCAACGTCCAGCCGCCGAAGACCTTGAGCAGGCCATCCGCCCGGCACTCAGCCAGCACTTCAAACCAGCATTGCTCGCCCGTATGCGTGTAGTGCCCTATTACCCGGTGAGCGGTGAAGTGCTGCACGAGCTGACCACACTGAAACTCGAACGCTTTGCCGAACGCCTGCAACGTCGTCAGTTGCAGTTCAGTCATTGCCAGGCACTGGTCGAAAACCTCGCCGCGCGTTGCACCCATAGCGAAAGTGGCGCACGCCTGATTGATCACTTGATCGACCAGCACCTACAGCCGTTGGTGGTCGATCGCCTGCTCGCTGCAATGGCCAGCGGCGAAACCTTGACTCAGGTTCACGCAACCCTCGATGAGCATGGAGCAGTGGTCTGTGAGTTCACTTAA
- the tssE gene encoding type VI secretion system baseplate subunit TssE, with protein sequence MSYGSLFERIGGELDRRSSWTREASAMASVAAHLAKMLSTRAGSVQTLADYGLPDLNDMRLSLHDSLQQARIAIERFIEAYEPRLREVRVVSMPRDQNPLNLAFTIEGLLEVAGIKRRVSFAASLDGSGQVTVNAGEPRVW encoded by the coding sequence ATGTCATACGGCAGTCTATTCGAACGCATAGGTGGTGAACTTGACCGACGCTCCAGCTGGACGCGTGAGGCAAGTGCCATGGCGTCGGTGGCTGCCCATTTGGCAAAAATGCTCAGCACCCGGGCCGGCAGCGTGCAAACGCTCGCCGACTACGGGTTGCCCGATCTCAACGATATGCGCTTGTCACTGCACGACTCGTTGCAGCAAGCGCGTATCGCTATCGAACGCTTTATCGAAGCGTACGAACCCCGTTTACGTGAGGTCAGGGTTGTGTCGATGCCACGCGACCAAAACCCACTAAACCTGGCCTTCACGATTGAAGGCCTGCTTGAAGTAGCCGGCATTAAACGCCGGGTAAGTTTCGCTGCCAGCTTGGACGGCAGTGGCCAAGTCACCGTTAACGCAGGAGAGCCCCGTGTCTGGTAA